In Methylomonas sp. MK1, the genomic stretch CGGACTCTGGCTCCAGCTCAGAAACGGCTACCCAGGCCATTGAAGCGGTTGACGTTGAAGAGGCTTTGAAACAAGCATTGAATGTAGAGTAGAGATTCTCAAAAATGCTTGACCTGGTTCTATTGTAAAGGTATTATGTTCTGCTCACATCAGCCAATAGGTTTGGGCGGAGCTGTATTGATCTGTGATTGCGCAGATTTCTTTATTGCTTATTAAACATTGCATATTCGGAGTAGTTAAGAATGGCCACGATCAATCAATTGGTCCGTAAGCCTCGTGCTAAAAAAATAGAGAAGACTAACGTTCCGGCGTTGGAAGCTTGTCCGCAAAGACGCGGGGTTTGTACCAGAGTTTATACCACAACCCCTAAAAAGCCGAACTCGGCTTTGCGTAAAGTTGCAAGGGTGAGGTTGACCAATGGTGCCGAGGTAAGTAGTTACATCGGTGGCGAGGGTCATAATCTTCAGGAGCATTCCGTGGTGTTGATTCGGGGTGGTCGTGTAAAAGATTTACCTGGTGTTCGCTATCACGTGGTTCGGGGAAGTCTCGATACTTCTGGTGTTAAGGATAGAAAATGTGGTCGCTCCAAATATGGCGCGAAAAGACCTAAGAAATAAAAGGTTGATAACAGATGTCAAGAAGAAGAGTTGCTGCAAAAAGAGTCATTAATCCGGATCCGCGTTTTGGTAGCGATATGTTGTCAAAATTCATGAATATGATCATGGAAGATGGTAAGAAGTCTGTCGCTGAGAAAATTGTTTACGGTGCGTTGGATGTCATTGAAGGTAAAGGCCATAAAGAGTCTTTAGATTTGGTTGCAAAAGCACTGGAAAATGTCCAGCCACGGGTTGAGGTTAAATCCCGCCGGGTTGGCGGTGCGACTTATCAGGTGCCTGTAGAGGTGCGTCCTGCTAGAAGGTTGGCGTTGTCGATGCGGTGGTTAATTGATGCTGCGCGCAAGCGCAACGAAAGAACCATGGCTGCTAAGTTGGCAGGTGAGTTGTTGGATGCGTCGGAAGGTCGTGGAGCGGCAGCAAAGAAACGCGAAGATACGCATAGAATGGCGGAAGCGAATAAAGCGTTTGCTCATTATCGCTGGTAATAAAGTTAGATTGGATTGTTGTTGTGGCTCGTAAGACGCCTATAGAGCGTTACCGTAATATAGGCATCATGGCTCATATCGATGCTGGAAAGACAACAACCACCGAGAGAATTCTGTTTTATACGGGTGTTTCTCACAAGATGGGCGAGGTCCATGATGGCGCCGCTACTATGGACTGGATGGAGCAAGAGCAAGAAAGAGGGATAACAATCACCTCTGCGGCGACTACGTGCTTTTGGTTGGGTATGGAAAAGCAATATCCAGAGCATCGGATCAACATAATTGATACGCCAGGGCATGTTGATTTCACGATAGAAGTGGAGCGGTCGTTGCGTGTGTTGGACGGTGCGTGCGCTGTTTTTTGTGCTGTAGGTGGGGTAGAGCCGCAGTCGGAAACAGTGTGGCGTCAAGCGAACAAGTATCATGTGCCTAGGCTGGCTTTTGTGAACAAAATGGATCGTTCCGGGGCTAATTTTTTGCGCGTCGTTGAGCAAATTAAGACGCGGCTAGGTAGTGTCGTAGTGCCGATGCAACTGCCCATTGGGGCAGAGGAAAGTTTTAAAGGTGTTGTAGATTTGCTGAAAATGAAGGCTATCTACTGGGAAGATGCCAACATGGGTGTAGGCTTTACGGAAATGGAAATTCCAGCAGAACTGCAAGATCGCGCAAGAGAGTGGCGTGAACGTATGGTTGAGGCCGCCGCTGACGCATCTGAAGAATTGATGGATAAATACCTTGAAAAAGGTGTTTTGACAAACGAAGAAGTAAAGCAGGGTATAAGAGCGCAGGTTCTGCAGAATAAGTTGGTCCCGGCTTATTGTGGGTCGGCGTTTAAGAACAAAGGTGTGCAGTGTATTCTCGATGGCGTGATAGATTTTCTGCCGTCTCCTCTCGATATAAAGCCCGTAGAAGGTCTATCGGATGCGGAGAGTAATGTCGTTCGCAGCGCCTCTGATGATGAGTCTTTCTCAGCCTTGGCATTTAAAATAGCCACAGATCCATTTGTTGGAACACTGACTTTTTTCAGGGTTTATTCTGGATTGGTCAAGTCTGGAGATGTGGTTTTAAATGCTGGTAAGGGTAAAAAGGAAAGGGTTGGACGCATTGTGCAGATGCATGCCAACAGTCGCGTTGAAATCAGTGAAGTAAGAGCGGGTGAAATCGCGGCGTTTATTGGGCTGAAAGACGTAACAACCGGCGATACGCTTTGTGATATTGAGAAGCCGATTTTGCTCGAGAAAATGGAATTCCCTGAGCCGGTTATTGCCGTGGCTGTAGAGCCAAGAACAAAAGCAGATCAAGATAAAATGGGAGCTGCGCTAGCCAAGTTAGCCCAAGAAGATCCGTCCTTTAGAGTCGGTAGTGACCCGGAATCGGGTCAAATAATAATTTCGGGCATGGGTGAATTGCATCTTGAAATTATCGTTGACCGAATGAAAAGAGAGTTTAACGTTGCGGCAAATGTGGGCGCGCCGCAAGTTGCATACAGGGAAACAATTAAGAGCGTCGTAGAGTGTGAAGGGAAGTTTATAAGGCAGTCAGGAGGCAAGGGTCAATATGGACATGTGTGGCTCAGGTTAGAACCAAAGGAGCGTGGTTCGGGCTATGAATTTGTGAGTGAAGTGGTTGGTGGAGCTATTCCAAAGGAATATATTCCAGCTATAGATAAAGGTGTGCAAGAGCAAATGGAGAACGGCGTTTTAGCTGGTTTTCCGGTTGTTGATGTAAAGGTTAGTTTATTCGATGGTTCATATCATGATGTCGATTCGAATGAAATGGCTTTCAAGATAGCAGGATCTATGTGCTTCAGGGATGGGGCTAAGACTGCAAATCCTGCGTTGCTGGAGCCCATTATGAAAGTCGAGGTAGTAACCCCCGAGGACTATATGGGTGAGGTAGTGGGTGACATTAATCGACGGAGAGGTGTTATTCATGGAATGGAAGATGTTCCGGCCGGAAAAGTAATAGAGTGCGAAGTGCCTCTTGCTGAAATGTTCGGTTATGCCACGGATCTAAGGTCGGCGACTCAGGGTAGGGCAACGTACAGTATGCAGTTTGAAAGATATAACGAAGCACCTGCAAATATTGCGGAAGCGATTATTAGAAAAGTATCTTAAATTTTTTACATATCAGGTATTGAATCATGGCTAAAGAAAAATTTGAAAGAAAGAAACCGCACGTAAACGTTGGCACCATTGGTCACGTTGACCATGGTAAAACCACATTGACAGCGGCATTAACAAAAGTAATGGCGGAGCTGCAAGGCGGCGAGGTCAAGGCTTTTGATCAAATCGACAACGCCCCGGAAGAACGTGCGCGCGGTATCACTATTTCTACCTCACACGTAGAGTATGAGTCAGCCAACCGCCACTATGCCCACGTTGACTGCCCTGGTCACGCTGACTACGTTAAAAACATGATTACCGGTGCGGCCCAAATGGACGGCGCCATCCTGGTTTGCTCGGCTGCGGACGGTCCTATGCCGCAAACGCGCGAACACATCCTGTTGTCACGTCAAGTCGGTGTGCCTTACATTGTCGTGTTCTTGAACAAAGCAGATATGGTAGACGACGCCGAGCTGATTGAGCTTGTCGAAATGGAAATTCGTGAGCTGTTGAATCAATATGAATTCCCTGGTGACGATACCCCTATTATTGTGGGTTCTGCATTGAAAGCTTTAGAAGGCGAGCAAAGCGAAATTGGTGTACAATCCGTAGTCCGCTTGGTTGAGGCCCTGGATAGTTACATTCCTGAGCCAGAGCGTGCGATCGACGGCAAATTCTTGATGCCCATCGAAGACGTGTTCTCAATTTCAGGTCGCGGTACCGTAGTAACCGGTCGTGTTGAGCGTGGCATCATCAAAGTGGGCGAAGCAGTTGAAATCGTCGGCATCAAAGACACCGTTCAAACGACCTGCACCGGTGTGGAAATGTTCCGCAAGCTGCTCGATCAAGGTCAAGCGGGTGATAACGTCGGTGTCCTGTTGCGTGGTACCAAAAGAGAAGATGTTGAACGTGGTCAAGTATTGGCGCATGTTAACTCCATCAAGCCACACGCTCACTTTAAAGCAGAGATTTATGTGCTGTCCAAAGAAGAGGGTGGTCGTCATACCCCGTTCTTCAACGGCTACCGTCCGCAGTTCTACTTTAGAACAACCGACGTAACCGGTGCGGTTGATTTGCCAGAAGGTGTGGAAATGGTGATGCCAGGCGATAACATCGCTGTTACCGTAAAACTAATCTCACCGATTGCGATGGAAGACGGCTTACGTTTTGCGATTCGCGAAGGTGGTCGCACCGTTGGTGCGGGTGTTGTTGCTTCTATTATCGAGTAATCAAGATGGCCAATCAAACTATCAGAATCCAATTAAAAGCGTTTGATCATAAATTGATTGATCAGTCAGCGGGTGAGATAGTAGAAACAGCGAAGAGAACAGGCGCCCAAGTTAAGGGGCCTATTCCTTTGCCTACTAGAAAAGAACGTTTTACTGTATTGATTTCACCGCATGTTAATAAAGATGCTCGTGATCAATATGAACTGAGAACTTACAAAAGGTTGCTTGATATCGTTGAGCCAACCGATAAGACTGTTGACGCCTTGATGAAGTTGGATCTGGCGGCTGGGGTCGATGTTCAAATTAAGCTTAAATAGCAGCAAGTAATAATTTAGAGGGATTGGCAGATGTCAATAGGTCTTATTGGTCGTAAATGTGGTATGACCAGAATTTTTTGCGAAGATGGCTCTTCGGTACCTGTTACCGTACTTCATATAGACTCTAACAGAGTTATACAGGTGAAGAGCATTGAAACTGATGGTTATCGCGCTATTCAGGTAGCGGCGGGTGATGTTAAGTCTTCAAAAGTCAACAAAGCAATGGCTGGGCATTACGCATCTGCCAATGTCACCGCAGGTCGTGGTCTGTGGGAATTTAGGCTAAGTGAGAGCGAGGCTGGCGAGTTTTCTGCAGGGACGGAGTTAAAAGTTAATGTGTTTGAAGCTGGGCAGGTCGTCGATGTGTCCGGTACTAGCATTGGTAAAGGTTTTGCCGGTACAGTTAAGCGCCATAATTTCAGAACGCAAGATGCGACGCACGGTAACTCACGTTCCCATCGGGTTCCAGGTTCTAGCGGTATGAATCAAACTCCGGGCCGAGTATTTAAAGGTAAGAAAATGTGCGGACACATGGGGGCGGTCAAAACTACAATACAGAATTTGACTATCCATGCTGTAGATGCTGAGCGGAGCCTGATTTTAGTCAGAGGCGCTGTGCCTGGTGCCAAGGGTGGTGATGTAGTGATCACCCCTGCAGTAAAAATGTTAAATAAAGGTTAATTTATGACTTTGCAAATACCTGCAATCAATAATCAAGATTCAGCACAGGCGCTCGATGTCTCCGAGGCGGTATTCGGACAGGATTTTAACGAAACGTTGGTGCATCAACTGGTAACCAAATATCTTTCAGCAGCAAGAGCGGGCACTAAAGGCCAAAAAAACCGCGCGGCGGTAAGTGGTGGTGGTGCTAAGCCTTTCCGTCAAAAAGGTACTGGTCGTGCGCGCGCAGGAACAACCAGGAGCCCGGTATGGCGTACAGGCGGTGTTACATTTGCAGCTCAACCAAGATCTTTTGATCAGAAGTTGAACAAGAAGATGTATAAGGTTGGTATTAGGTCTATTTTTTCTGAGTTGTTGAGACAGGGTAGGTTGGCTGTATGCAACGACATAACGCCGGCGACACCAAAAACAAAAGACTTTTTGAGCAAGATAAAAGGTATCGATGCGAAAAGATTGTTAGTGGTTGCGGATGACTTAAATGAAAATTTAATTCTGGCGGCTAGAAACATCCCTTATATAGCGGTAGTTACTCCAAGTAGTGTGGACCCAGTGTCCTTGGTTTCTGCGGATAAGGTAATTGCGACAGCAGCAGCGCTGAAACAGATTGAGGAGCGTTTGGCATGAGCATTGAAAAAATCAAACTAGCAAGCGTTCTGTATGCGCCAATTGTGTCGGAGAAAAGCTCCAACGCGGCTGACCAAAGTAATCAGTTTGTATTCAAAGTAAAAAAGTCTGCAACTAAATTGCAGATTAAAAATGCAGTTGAATTGATGTTTGGTGTTGAAGTAGCTGCCGTTCGTGTTCTGAATGTTAAAGGAAAAATTAAACGATTCGGACGTACATTGGGCAAGCGATCCGACTGGAAAAAAGCTTATGTTAAGCTTCAGCCCGGTCATAACATTGAATTAGCGACAGCATAATACTTTAAAGCAAATAAGGAGCGGTAGAAGAGCATGGCTATTCTAAAATCAAAACCGACATCTCCGGGTTCTCGGTTTGTAGTGCGTGTACAAAATAATGATTTGCATAAGGGTAAGCCATTTGCACAACTACTTGACAAAAAGAACAATACCGGTGGTCGTAACAATCTAGGTAGAATAACGACTCGCCATATTGGCGGCGGACACAAAAAATTCTATCGGATAGTAGACTTTAAACGCGACAAAACTGATATTCCCGCGCTAGTTGAGCGTATCGAATACGATCCGAACAGAACTGCGAATATAGCGCTGATTCTTTTTAAAGATGGCGAGCGCAAATATATAATCGCGCCAAAAGGCATCGAGATAGGCCAAGAGATATTGAGTGCTGAAACGACTCCGGTTAAGCCTGGAAATTGTATGCCTCTGCGGAATATGCCTTTGGGCACCACAATTCATTGTATCGAACTGAAGCCAGGAAAAGGCGCTCAAATTGCAAGAAGCGCTGGAACCTCTGTTCAATTGGTTGCTAAAGATGGCGCATACGTCACCATCCGGCTTCGTTCTGGAGAGATGAGGAAAGTCCCGTCAGATTGCAGAGGTGTAGTTGGCGAAGTCTCCAACTCTGAGCACAATCTTATTTCGTTAGGAAAAGCTGGTGCGAAAAGATGGCGCGGTGTTAGACCTACTGTTAGAGGTGTAGCGATGAATCCTGTAGACCATCCACATGGTGGTGGTGAAGGTAGAACCTCCGGTGGTAGACACCCTGTCTCTCCTTGGGGAACGCCTACAAAAGGCTATAAAACTCGAAAAAACAAACGTACTGACAACATGATTGTCAGACGCCGTAAGCAAAAATAAGAGGTATTTGACGTGCCACGTTCAATTAAAAAAGGTCCATTTATAGATCATCACTTGCTTAAGAAAGTAGAAGAAGCGGTGAGAGCGAATAATAGGAAACCGATTAAAACCTGGTCTAGAAGGTCAATGATCAGCCCAGATATGCTGGGATTGACTATTGCCGTGCATAATGGCAAACAGCATGTGCCGGTATTGATTTCAGAAAATATGGTCGGGCATAAGCTGGGTGAGTTCTCGCCTACAAGGACTTATAAAGGTCATATAGCAGACAAGAAATCAAGATAAGGAGTGAATGTGGAAGTTTCGGCTAAATTAAGTAACGCTCCTCTTTCTGCGCAAAAAGCACGGCTTGTAGGGGATCAAATACGCGGGTTACCTGTTGAAAAAGCATTGAATTTGCTGAGTTTCAGCTCTAAGAAAGCTGCTGCGATAATCAAAAAAGTTCTTGAGTCGGCAATAGCTAACGCAGAACATAACGAAAGTGCTGATGTAGATGAATTAAGGGTTTCGACCGTATTCGTTAACGAAGGCAGAACGTTAAAGAGAGTTAGCGCAAGGGCGAAAGGACGTGCGAATCACATCCTAAAAAGAACTTGTCATATAACAATTAAAGTAGCAGAGAAATAGAGGTAGCAAATGGGACAAAAGGTACATCCCACTGGGATTCGTCTCGGGATAGTAAAAGATTGGACTTCGAGATGGTATGCAAATAGCCAGAATTACCCTGTGTTTCTGTTGCAGGATTTGAAGGTTAGAGAATACATCAAACAAAAGTTAGCTCACGCATCTGTCAGCAGGGTGCAAATAAATCGTCCTGCGAATAATGCCAATATTACTGTGCACACAGCTCGTCCTGGGATTGTGATAGGTAAGAAAGGTGAAGATATAGATGTGTTAAGGCAGAGTATATCTGTAATGATGGGAGTTCCTGTTCAATTAAATGTCGAAGAGATTCGCAAGCCAGAACTTGACGCGTATTTAGTGGCTGAAAGCATAGCTCAGCAGCTTGAAAAACGGATTATGTACCGTCGTGCGATGAAGCGAGCTGTTACTAACACCATGCGTTTAGGTGCTGAGGGAATAAAAATCACCGTAGCAGGTAGACTGAACGGAGCTGAGATTGCTAGAACGGAATGGTATCGCGAAGGCCGTGTGCCGCTTCATACTTTGCGGGCAGATATTGATTACGGAACTGCTGAAGCCAAAACCACTTATGGAATTATCGGTATAAAGGTTTGGATATTTAAGGGTGAGGTGTTTGATATGGATGCTCATGCAGCGTCATTAAGCGCCGACTCAAAAAAATAGTTGAAGGAGTATATAAGAGATGCTTCAGCCAAAAAGAACAAAATTCCGCAAACAACATACCGGTAGAAATAACGGTACAGCGTTGCGCGGTTCGTCAGTAAGCTTCGGCGAGTATGGTTTAAAATCAGTTAGCCGTGGTAGAATGACCGCCCGCCAAATTGAGGCGGCCAGGAGAGCTATTAGTCGTCACGTAAAGCGTGGTGGTAAAATCTGGATCAGAATTTTTCCAGACAAGCCTATCACGAAAAAACCATTAGAAGTTCGTATGGGTAAAGGTAAAGGTAGTGTAGAATACTGGGTTGCTCAAATTAAACCCGGCACGATGCTGTTTGAAATTGAGGGTGTTTCTGAGGAATTAGCAAGAGAAGCCTTTGAATTGGCCGCAGCTAAACTGCCTGTGAAAACTACGTTCTCTGCACGGACAATAATGTAATGAAAGCGAAAGATTTAAGAAGCAAAACAAAAGAAGAGTTGAATTCCAGTCTTTTGGAGTTGTCTCGCGAACAATTCAATTTGAGAATGCAAAAGGGAACTGGGCAACTTAGCAAGCCGAGTCAAATTAAGCAGGTGAGGCGAGATATTGCTCGCATTAATACTATTCTAAGTGAAATGGTAAGAGTATAGATATGAGCGAAAATCTAGATACTGTACGTAAGGTAACTGGTCGGGTAGTTAGCAATAAAATGGATAAGACCGCTTCTGTTTTGGTTGAGCGCCTGGTAAAGCACCCTGTATACGGAAAGTATATAAAGCGATCCACCAAGCTTCTCGTTCACGACGAAAACAATATATGCCAAGAGGGCGACGTGGTTTCAATTACCTCTTGCCGTCCTATTTCTAAGAATAAGGCGTTCAAACTGTTGGAAGTATTAGAAACTGCCAATAGATAATCAATAATTTTAGTTGGGATTTTAAAAATGATTCAGATGCAAACTAGCCTTGACGTCGCCGATAACAGTGGCGCAAAAAAGGTCATGTGTATCAAGGTCCTTGGAGGTTCGCACCGCCGCTATGCTGGCATCGGTGATATCATCAAGGTAAGCGTCAAAGACGCTATGCCGCGTACGAGGGTTAAAAAAGGCGACGTATATAACGCATTAGTTGTAAGGACTCGTAAAGGTGTTCGTAGGGCTGATGGTTCAGTTATACGCTTTGACGGCAATGCCGCGGTAATTTTAAATAACCAACTACAACCAATTGGTACTCGTATCTTTGGGCCGGTTACTCGTGAATTAAGAGGCGATAAATTCATGAAGATTATCTCTCTAGCGCCAGAAGTATTGTAGAGGTCCAAAGATGCAAAAGATTAAACAAGGCGATGAAGTCATCGTAATAGTAGGAAAAGATAAGGGTAAGCTAGGGAAGGTAAGTAAAGTACTTGAAGACCAAAAACTATTAGTCGAGGGTATTAACTTAGTAAAGAAGCATCAAAGAGGTAATCCGAACCTAGGTGTTTCTGGTGGTATTGTTGATAAAAACATGCCAATCGACATTTCGAATGTTGCCTTATTTAACCCAAAAACGAAAAAAGGCGACAGAGTGGGTTTTAGAATTCTAGATGATGGAAAAAAAGTCAGATATTTTAAATCTACTAACGAAAACGTTGGTCTCTAAGGTAATAACGCTATGGCTAGACTACAAAGTAAATACAAATCCGAAATTGTTCCCGCGATGCAGGAGCAGTTTGGCTACAAAACAATAATGCAAGTGCCAAAGCTCACAAAAATAACGCTTAATATGGGTGTTGGTGGGGCTATTGCAGATAAAAAAGTTCTGCAATCTGCGGTTTCTGATATGGAAAAAATATCAGGACAGAAAGCTGTGATTACGTTGGCTAGAAAATCAATTGCAGGATTTAAGATTCGCGATGACATGCCGATTGGTTGCAAGGTTACGTTGCGCGCCGATAAAATGTATGAATTTCTGGATAGGCTAATTACGATTTCTATACCTAGAATACGCGATTTTAGAGGTATGAGTTCTAAGAGTTTCGACGGTCGTGGTAACTATTCAATGGGAATTAAAGAGCAAATTATTTTCCCTGAAATAGATTATGACAAGATTGATGCGCTCCGTGGTATGGATATTTGTATCACAACAACTGCTAAAACAGATGAAGAAGGTTTAGCACTGTTGAAGTTATTCAATTTTCCATTTAAAAACTAGGGCGTATCGACATGGCAAAAAAATCAATGATTGCTCGCGAAGTAAAGCGTGAAGGACTGATAAAAAAATATCAGGCAAAAAGAAGCGAATTGAAGGGAATAATTAGATCTCCGAATGCCTCCTTCGAAGAGAAAGAGAACGCTCAAATTCAACTTCAAAAATTACCCAGAGACTCCAGTAAATCCAGGTTGCGCAATAGATGTAATCTGACGGGGCGCCCGCATGGATATTACAGAAAATTTGGTCTTAGCAGAAATAAATTGAGGGAGGCCACCATGCGTGGTGACGTGCCAGGTTTATCAAAGGCTAGCTGGTAGTTCTGTTTAAGTTTTGGAGAATTGAAAAATGAGTATGACAGATCCAATAGCAGATATGCTTACCAGAATTAGAAATGGTCAATCTGCTGGCAAAAAAAGTGTAAAAATCCCTTCGTCTAAGCTAAAGCTGGCTATCGCGAAGGTTTTGAAAGAAGAGGGATATATTACCGATTTTAAAACTGAAGTTACTGGTTGTCATACAGAAATGACTGTTGAGCTGAAGTATTACAACGGGGTTCCTGTTATCGAGAGCGTTAAGCGAGTTAGCCGTCCAGGTCTTAGAATATACAAGTCTAAAGACGAGTTGCCTAAAGTGCTAGGTGGTTTAGGCATAGCTATAGTGTCAACCTCTAATGGTGTGATGACTGATCGCGCTGCGCGTGCTATAGGGCACGGCGGCGAAGTCATTTGCACTGTCTGCTAATTTAAGAGGTATATCATGTCTAGAGTAGCTAATGCGCCTATAACTTTGCCATCAGGCGTTGATGTAAGAGTTGACGGTAAGCAAATGATAGTTAACGGTAAACTAGGTCAGCTTGCGTTTGATCTTTGTGATGCTGTTGATCTTGAAATCGAATCTAACGTAATTAGAGTTAAATGGGACGATAGTGTAAAAGGTGCTAAGGCTCACGCTGGTACTGCTAGAGCTTCAATTAACAACATGGTGAAAGGAGTCTCTGAGGGCTTCGTAAAAAAAATGTTGTTGGTTGGAGTCGGGTACAGGGCGCAAGTTAAAGATAATCTTTTAACGCTCTCCTTGGGTTATTCAAATCCTGTCGAATATCTAATTCCCGACGGTGTAACTGTTGAAGCGCCAACGCAAACAGAATTGCATGTGAAGAGCAATGATAAACAGAAAGTCGGCCAAGTCGCATCTGAAATCAGAGCTTTTCGTCCGCCCGAGCCTTATAAAGGTAAGGGTGTGAGAATCGCTGACGAATACGTGGCTAGAAAAGAAGCCAAAAAGAAATAGGTGAAGTGATGGATAAGAAGTCTTCAAGATTAAAAAGGGCGTTAAGACTACGCTGCAAAATAAAAAAGTTAAATGTAAATAGACTTACCATACATAGAACTTCCCAGCATATTTATGCACAGGTTCTTAGTGCTGACGGCACGGCCACTCTTGCGGCGGCGTCTACATTGCAAGCTGACGTAAAGGCTGGTCTCAGTAATACAAGTAATATTAAGGCTGCTACCGAGGTGGGGCGTATTGTTGCTGAAAGAGCTATTGCAGCTGGTGTAACAGAGGTTGCATTTGATCGCTCTGGTTTTAAATATCATGGCCGCGTAAAAGCGTTAGCAGACGCTGCACGTGAAGCTGGCTTGAAGTTTTAGGGGAATAGCATGGCAACAGCACCATCTCAAGGTAGTACAGACGGATTGCAGGAAAAATTGGTTTCAGTAAGACGCGTTGCAAAAGTAGTAAAAGGCGGTCGGGTTTTTGGTTTCGCTGCGCTTACAGTCGTTGGCGATGGCGACGGGCGTGTTGGTTATGGCGTGTCCAAGGCGAGAGAAGTGCCTGTAGCGATTCAAAAATCGCTTGAGCAAGCTAGAAAAAATATGCGAAAAGTAGCGTTAAAAGAAGGTACTTTACAATATTCAATTATGTCGAATACCGGTGCCGCTAAGGTTTATATGCAGCCTGCTTCAGAGGGTACAGGTATTATCGCTGGTGGCGCTATGCGTGCCGTATTTGAGGTAGTTGGCGTGCATAATGTGCTGGCTAAGTGTATCGGTACAAGTAACCCGATCAATGTTGTGCGTGCCACAATTAACGGTTTGACCGCAATGCATGATGCTAAGAAAATCGCAGCAAAGCGCGGTTTATCTGTTGATCAAATAACAGGGTAAAACGATATGAGTGGCAAAAAATTAAGCGTAATGATGACTAAAAGTAAAAATGGTCGCTTAAAGAGTCATCAGCAATGTTTGAAAGGATTGGGTCTGAGCAGAATAAGGCAGGTCGTTGAGGTTATCGATACGCCTGAAAATCGCGGAATGATCAATAAGATCGCGTACATGCTAAAAGTTGAGGAAGTTTAATGTATCTAAACACAATACAAGCTGCATGCGGCGCAAGAAAAAAAGCGAAACGCGTTGGGCGGGGCATAGGATCTACTGATGGTAAAACTTGCGGTAGAGGTCATAAGGGTCAAAAGGCGCGGTCTGGAGGTTTTCATAAAGTCGGCTTTGAGGGTGGTCAGATGCCCTTACAGCGTAGACTGCCTAAAGTGGGCTTTACCTCCAGAACTAAAAAATTTACCGCTGAAGTTCGTCTAGCTGAAATTGATGTCCTTCAGGCTGATGTTGTAGATATTCAATTATTGATTAGTGAAAACATCATTCCTGCATTTTCGAAAAAAGTTAAAGTAGTGAATACTGGAACTGTTTCTAGGTCTTTAATTTTAAAAGGACTTGGTGTGACGGCTGGTGCAAAATTAACTATTGAAGCTGCTGGTGGCAAAGTCGAGGCTTAAGTGAGTGCTAAAGGAGTTGATGTTTCTGCAGGCACATTTCGGTTTGGTGAGCTCAAGTCAAGATTGTTGTTTGTTTTAGGCGCATTTGTCGTATACAGAATTGGCGCTCATATCCCTGTCCCAGGGATAGATCCAA encodes the following:
- the rplW gene encoding 50S ribosomal protein L23, which codes for MSIEKIKLASVLYAPIVSEKSSNAADQSNQFVFKVKKSATKLQIKNAVELMFGVEVAAVRVLNVKGKIKRFGRTLGKRSDWKKAYVKLQPGHNIELATA
- the rpsL gene encoding 30S ribosomal protein S12; amino-acid sequence: MATINQLVRKPRAKKIEKTNVPALEACPQRRGVCTRVYTTTPKKPNSALRKVARVRLTNGAEVSSYIGGEGHNLQEHSVVLIRGGRVKDLPGVRYHVVRGSLDTSGVKDRKCGRSKYGAKRPKK
- the fusA gene encoding elongation factor G, coding for MARKTPIERYRNIGIMAHIDAGKTTTTERILFYTGVSHKMGEVHDGAATMDWMEQEQERGITITSAATTCFWLGMEKQYPEHRINIIDTPGHVDFTIEVERSLRVLDGACAVFCAVGGVEPQSETVWRQANKYHVPRLAFVNKMDRSGANFLRVVEQIKTRLGSVVVPMQLPIGAEESFKGVVDLLKMKAIYWEDANMGVGFTEMEIPAELQDRAREWRERMVEAAADASEELMDKYLEKGVLTNEEVKQGIRAQVLQNKLVPAYCGSAFKNKGVQCILDGVIDFLPSPLDIKPVEGLSDAESNVVRSASDDESFSALAFKIATDPFVGTLTFFRVYSGLVKSGDVVLNAGKGKKERVGRIVQMHANSRVEISEVRAGEIAAFIGLKDVTTGDTLCDIEKPILLEKMEFPEPVIAVAVEPRTKADQDKMGAALAKLAQEDPSFRVGSDPESGQIIISGMGELHLEIIVDRMKREFNVAANVGAPQVAYRETIKSVVECEGKFIRQSGGKGQYGHVWLRLEPKERGSGYEFVSEVVGGAIPKEYIPAIDKGVQEQMENGVLAGFPVVDVKVSLFDGSYHDVDSNEMAFKIAGSMCFRDGAKTANPALLEPIMKVEVVTPEDYMGEVVGDINRRRGVIHGMEDVPAGKVIECEVPLAEMFGYATDLRSATQGRATYSMQFERYNEAPANIAEAIIRKVS
- the rpsJ gene encoding 30S ribosomal protein S10, with translation MANQTIRIQLKAFDHKLIDQSAGEIVETAKRTGAQVKGPIPLPTRKERFTVLISPHVNKDARDQYELRTYKRLLDIVEPTDKTVDALMKLDLAAGVDVQIKLK
- the rplD gene encoding 50S ribosomal protein L4, whose protein sequence is MTLQIPAINNQDSAQALDVSEAVFGQDFNETLVHQLVTKYLSAARAGTKGQKNRAAVSGGGAKPFRQKGTGRARAGTTRSPVWRTGGVTFAAQPRSFDQKLNKKMYKVGIRSIFSELLRQGRLAVCNDITPATPKTKDFLSKIKGIDAKRLLVVADDLNENLILAARNIPYIAVVTPSSVDPVSLVSADKVIATAAALKQIEERLA
- the rpsG gene encoding 30S ribosomal protein S7, which gives rise to MSRRRVAAKRVINPDPRFGSDMLSKFMNMIMEDGKKSVAEKIVYGALDVIEGKGHKESLDLVAKALENVQPRVEVKSRRVGGATYQVPVEVRPARRLALSMRWLIDAARKRNERTMAAKLAGELLDASEGRGAAAKKREDTHRMAEANKAFAHYRW
- the tuf gene encoding elongation factor Tu, with protein sequence MAKEKFERKKPHVNVGTIGHVDHGKTTLTAALTKVMAELQGGEVKAFDQIDNAPEERARGITISTSHVEYESANRHYAHVDCPGHADYVKNMITGAAQMDGAILVCSAADGPMPQTREHILLSRQVGVPYIVVFLNKADMVDDAELIELVEMEIRELLNQYEFPGDDTPIIVGSALKALEGEQSEIGVQSVVRLVEALDSYIPEPERAIDGKFLMPIEDVFSISGRGTVVTGRVERGIIKVGEAVEIVGIKDTVQTTCTGVEMFRKLLDQGQAGDNVGVLLRGTKREDVERGQVLAHVNSIKPHAHFKAEIYVLSKEEGGRHTPFFNGYRPQFYFRTTDVTGAVDLPEGVEMVMPGDNIAVTVKLISPIAMEDGLRFAIREGGRTVGAGVVASIIE
- the rplC gene encoding 50S ribosomal protein L3; the encoded protein is MSIGLIGRKCGMTRIFCEDGSSVPVTVLHIDSNRVIQVKSIETDGYRAIQVAAGDVKSSKVNKAMAGHYASANVTAGRGLWEFRLSESEAGEFSAGTELKVNVFEAGQVVDVSGTSIGKGFAGTVKRHNFRTQDATHGNSRSHRVPGSSGMNQTPGRVFKGKKMCGHMGAVKTTIQNLTIHAVDAERSLILVRGAVPGAKGGDVVITPAVKMLNKG